One genomic window of Malaciobacter molluscorum LMG 25693 includes the following:
- a CDS encoding trimeric intracellular cation channel family protein translates to MSALELADIIGIVSFALSGFLIAVHYKLDILGVFISSFLTALGGGMVRDVISNKTPYIFTHTTPIILVVATILLSFIFKLHNINNLEGKTAFIVSDAIGLASFSITGSLVAIDNEFNFLGVLILAFLTAVGGGTTRDILINNVPFILVSEFYATVSIIVGLITYILHLFDLISILSLTIVFIFGTSLRLLAFYKKWNLPKL, encoded by the coding sequence ATGAGTGCATTGGAATTAGCTGATATTATAGGAATTGTATCATTTGCACTTAGTGGATTTTTAATTGCTGTTCATTATAAACTAGATATTTTAGGTGTATTTATTTCATCTTTTTTAACTGCTCTTGGAGGAGGAATGGTAAGAGATGTTATTTCAAATAAAACACCATATATCTTTACTCATACAACTCCAATAATACTTGTAGTTGCTACAATACTATTATCTTTTATTTTTAAACTTCATAATATAAATAATTTAGAAGGAAAAACTGCTTTTATAGTATCAGATGCTATTGGACTAGCTTCATTTTCAATTACAGGTTCACTTGTAGCAATTGATAATGAATTTAATTTCTTGGGAGTTTTAATCTTAGCTTTTTTAACTGCTGTTGGAGGAGGAACAACAAGAGATATACTTATAAACAATGTTCCTTTTATTTTAGTTTCTGAGTTTTATGCAACTGTATCAATTATTGTAGGTCTAATTACTTATATACTTCATCTTTTTGATTTAATAAGTATTTTATCTTTAACTATTGTTTTTATTTTTGGTACAAGTTTAAGATTATTAGCATTTTATAAAAAGTGGAATTTACCTAAACTATAG
- the yedF gene encoding sulfurtransferase-like selenium metabolism protein YedF, translating into MNIENIVPDFRLDMQGEPCPYPAFNALEAMKELKKGQILEVISDCPQSINNIPHDAKAHGYEVLNIDSSGPTIRYLIKK; encoded by the coding sequence ATGAATATAGAAAATATTGTTCCAGATTTTAGATTAGATATGCAAGGTGAACCTTGTCCATATCCTGCATTTAATGCACTTGAAGCTATGAAAGAGTTAAAAAAAGGACAAATACTTGAAGTTATAAGTGATTGTCCTCAAAGTATAAATAATATTCCACATGATGCAAAAGCACATGGATATGAGGTTTTAAATATTGATAGTAGTGGCCCAACAATTAGATATTTAATAAAGAAATAG
- a CDS encoding cytochrome b/b6 domain-containing protein, whose translation MNKSYIWSLPTRVFHWLFAVIILIAFLTDDDKLLFYHAIAGYSIFILLMFRFSWGYIGPKFSKFKDFDLNIKAVKTFIKSLFKKDNEYLGHNPLASYVMIGMLIITTLIIFTGVLTYGIEEKKGLFNFLGDSFLKDFKSMDNIHEFFANLLLFLIGLHLIGIFIDKLLHKQKAALKSIFTGYKISNSNINIKLNFFQKLFAFLMFVLLIAFLIFNIINPNNKLVAFNNTNKNITIITS comes from the coding sequence ATGAATAAATCATATATTTGGTCTCTTCCCACTAGAGTTTTTCATTGGCTTTTTGCAGTTATTATATTAATTGCTTTTTTAACAGATGATGATAAATTGCTTTTTTATCATGCAATTGCTGGTTACTCTATTTTTATACTTTTAATGTTTAGATTCTCTTGGGGATATATTGGTCCAAAATTTTCAAAATTTAAAGATTTTGATTTAAATATTAAAGCAGTTAAAACATTTATTAAATCTTTATTTAAAAAAGATAATGAGTATTTAGGTCATAATCCATTAGCTTCATATGTTATGATTGGTATGCTTATAATCACTACTTTAATAATTTTCACTGGTGTTTTGACATATGGCATTGAAGAGAAAAAAGGTCTTTTTAACTTTTTAGGAGACTCATTTTTAAAAGATTTTAAAAGTATGGACAATATTCATGAATTTTTTGCAAATCTATTACTTTTTTTAATAGGATTACATTTAATTGGCATATTTATTGATAAACTTTTACATAAACAAAAAGCTGCATTAAAATCAATTTTTACAGGTTATAAAATAAGCAATAGTAACATCAATATAAAATTAAACTTTTTTCAAAAACTATTTGCATTTTTGATGTTTGTTTTATTAATTGCATTTTTAATATTTAATATTATTAACCCTAATAATAAATTAGTTGCTTTTAATAACACAAATAAAAATATAACAATAATAACTTCATAA
- a CDS encoding glutaminase, whose translation MNYQKILEDIQEQIQPELIKGNVADYIPALKNVKENDFAMSIRLLDGQTFNVGCFDKKFSIQSISKVFTYSMALKIYSKELYSRVWYEPSGNPFNSLVQLEYEKGIPRNPFINAGAIVTTDSLVTHFKDKNIAIKQINDFINNLSKDNILIDEDIYMSELKTGHRNRALANLMKSFSNIKNPINNTLETYFKHCSFMMNTQQLATTMLFLANHGTDPLTKEEIITSSKAKRINSLMLTCGHYDASGDFAFHVGLPGKSGVGGGIVAIVPKKMAICVYSPRLNSKGNSLAGTKALELFTTITGLSIF comes from the coding sequence ATGAATTATCAAAAAATATTAGAAGATATACAAGAACAAATACAACCAGAACTAATAAAAGGAAATGTAGCAGATTATATTCCAGCACTTAAAAATGTAAAAGAAAATGATTTTGCAATGAGTATAAGACTTTTGGATGGTCAAACTTTTAATGTAGGATGTTTTGACAAAAAATTTTCTATTCAAAGTATTTCAAAAGTCTTTACTTATTCAATGGCACTAAAAATTTATAGCAAAGAGCTTTATAGTAGAGTTTGGTATGAGCCATCTGGAAACCCATTTAACTCATTAGTTCAACTTGAATATGAAAAAGGAATTCCAAGAAATCCTTTTATAAATGCAGGTGCAATTGTTACAACAGATAGTTTAGTAACTCATTTCAAAGATAAAAATATTGCTATTAAACAAATCAATGATTTTATAAATAATCTTAGTAAAGATAATATCTTAATTGATGAAGATATTTATATGTCTGAACTTAAAACAGGACATAGAAATAGAGCTTTAGCAAATTTAATGAAAAGCTTTTCTAATATAAAAAATCCAATAAACAATACTTTAGAAACTTATTTTAAACACTGCTCTTTTATGATGAATACACAACAATTAGCAACAACAATGTTATTTTTAGCAAATCATGGAACAGACCCTTTAACAAAAGAGGAAATTATCACCTCATCAAAAGCTAAAAGAATAAACTCATTAATGCTTACATGTGGTCACTATGATGCATCTGGAGATTTTGCGTTTCATGTTGGCTTACCTGGTAAAAGTGGAGTTGGAGGAGGAATAGTTGCAATAGTTCCTAAAAAAATGGCAATTTGTGTATACTCTCCAAGACTAAACTCAAAAGGAAACTCTCTTGCTGGAACAAAAGCATTAGAATTATTTACTACAATAACAGGGCTATCAATCTTTTAA